One genomic segment of Ostrinia nubilalis chromosome 20, ilOstNubi1.1, whole genome shotgun sequence includes these proteins:
- the LOC135081689 gene encoding cyclin-dependent kinases regulatory subunit-like: MPVDQIQYSERYTDDVYEYRHVILPPDIARLVPKSHLMTETEWRNLGVQQSPGWLHFMVHNPEPHVLLFRRPRSDIAPVNGLDMKANSAVQV; the protein is encoded by the exons ATGCCAGTGGATCAAATTCAGTACTCTGAAAGATACACAGACGATGTCTATGAGTACAG GCATGTCATCCTGCCACCGGACATAGCCCGTTTAGTGCCCAAGTCCCATCTTATGACGGAGACAGAGTGGCGGAATCTGGGCGTCCAGCAGAGCCCTGGTTGGCTACACTTCATGGTGCACAACCCGGAGCCCCACGTGCTGCTCTTCCGAAGGCCACGGTCTGATATCGCTCCTGTTAACGGTTTGGATATGAAAGCTAATTCCGCAGTCCAAGTTTGA